The Salegentibacter mishustinae genome includes a window with the following:
- a CDS encoding glycosyltransferase family 4 protein encodes MEKILIITYYWPPAGGPGVQRWLKFVKYLRDFGIEPVIYIPENPNYPMLDNSLENEIPEGITILKAPIFEPYQIAGLFSKDQTKTISKGIIADERNQSFLQKSLLFIRGNLFIPDARKFWIKPSVKFLKTYLKEEGIIKIITTGPPHSLHLIGLKLKQELDLKWIADFRDPWTQIGYHKKLKLTESSKKKHLSLEREVLNSADQIITTSFTTKAEFTEKTSKPISVITNGFDAEKSEAQTNELDGKFSISHIGSLLSERNPENLWKALAELVKENSDFEKDLELKLAGTVSEEVVTSIKSAGLGDKLQLLGYLSHKQAIALQQKSRLLLLIEINSEETRGIIPGKLFEYLMSKRPILAIGPQKWDVQQILKETDSGEYFQYSERNKLKGVILSQYEKYKEGDTNFVKGEISQYGRKNLTEELASLIKSV; translated from the coding sequence ATGGAGAAGATACTCATTATAACTTATTATTGGCCTCCGGCCGGTGGTCCCGGTGTGCAGCGCTGGCTTAAGTTTGTAAAGTATTTACGTGATTTTGGAATTGAACCGGTGATTTATATTCCTGAAAATCCTAATTATCCTATGTTGGATAATTCCCTGGAAAACGAAATTCCTGAAGGAATAACTATTCTAAAGGCGCCTATTTTTGAACCTTATCAAATAGCGGGACTTTTTTCTAAAGATCAAACTAAAACCATTAGCAAAGGGATTATCGCTGATGAAAGAAATCAGTCATTTTTGCAGAAATCTTTACTTTTTATCCGTGGTAATCTATTTATTCCTGATGCGAGGAAATTTTGGATAAAACCATCTGTAAAATTTCTTAAAACCTATTTGAAGGAAGAAGGTATTATAAAGATAATAACCACGGGACCACCGCATAGTTTACACCTTATTGGTTTAAAATTGAAGCAGGAACTCGATTTAAAATGGATAGCCGATTTCCGTGATCCCTGGACTCAAATTGGATATCATAAAAAGCTAAAACTTACTGAATCCAGTAAAAAGAAGCACTTAAGCCTTGAACGGGAAGTTTTAAATTCAGCTGATCAAATTATCACTACCAGTTTTACTACGAAAGCTGAATTTACAGAAAAAACCAGCAAACCAATAAGCGTAATTACCAACGGATTTGATGCTGAAAAAAGTGAAGCGCAAACCAACGAATTGGATGGTAAATTTAGTATTTCCCATATTGGTTCTTTGCTTTCGGAAAGAAATCCCGAAAATCTCTGGAAAGCCCTGGCAGAGCTCGTAAAAGAAAATTCAGATTTTGAAAAAGACCTGGAATTAAAGCTGGCTGGCACAGTAAGTGAAGAAGTAGTCACTTCAATTAAATCGGCTGGACTAGGGGATAAGCTTCAATTACTTGGTTATTTAAGCCATAAACAAGCAATTGCTCTTCAACAGAAAAGCCGGTTACTGTTATTAATTGAAATTAACAGCGAAGAAACCCGGGGAATTATTCCGGGGAAATTGTTCGAATATTTAATGTCTAAAAGACCAATTTTAGCTATTGGCCCACAAAAATGGGATGTTCAGCAAATCTTAAAAGAAACCGATTCAGGCGAGTATTTTCAATATTCAGAAAGAAATAAACTTAAAGGCGTAATTTTATCTCAATACGAGAAATATAAAGAGGGAGATACTAATTTTGTGAAAGGAGAAATCTCTCAATACGGCAGGAAAAATCTAACAGAGGAACTGGCGAGTTTGATAAAGAGCGTATAA
- a CDS encoding DUF4258 domain-containing protein — translation MKLIHRIGYFSVGLFFGIMLLMFFLGGKKTSCDYSPEARVLKNIRIKERKFSAEAFNYFETNKLDTALVSKSLEDGDVDFGRSNTDAKPCNIYLVTNEVNSAILELQIENCDSTATIQKAILKD, via the coding sequence ATGAAATTAATTCATAGAATTGGATATTTCTCCGTTGGATTATTCTTTGGAATAATGCTTTTAATGTTCTTTTTAGGCGGAAAGAAAACATCTTGCGATTATTCTCCCGAAGCCCGGGTTTTAAAAAATATACGAATAAAAGAGCGTAAATTTTCTGCGGAAGCTTTTAACTATTTTGAGACGAATAAATTAGATACTGCTTTAGTATCAAAAAGCCTGGAAGATGGTGATGTAGATTTTGGCCGAAGTAATACCGATGCAAAACCTTGCAATATTTATCTGGTGACAAACGAAGTAAATTCAGCGATCCTTGAGCTTCAAATAGAAAATTGCGATAGCACAGCGACTATTCAGAAAGCAATTTTAAAAGATTAA
- a CDS encoding polysaccharide biosynthesis C-terminal domain-containing protein produces MGVIIKQSFTNLITTYFGFAIGAINTLFLFTYFLEQEYYGLVTFLLSAASLLWPFMAFGVHSTLVKFFTFYKTKQEKDRLLNLILFLPLIVSGILGLIGVLSYSFLIDYFTQGNGLIRPYIWLIFLIAFATSYFEIFFAWSKLYYKSVFGNFMKEVFHRFCISLLLLAVYFNWITVHQFIYCIAGVFILRLIAMMMYAFSLYFPKLDFKFPQNLSPVLKYTSLILIAASVATALLDLDKVMIEYFMPIENVAIYGIAIYIATVISVPQKAMHQITNPMTAEFLNTKNKKSLEDLYKKSSLNLLIVSLLIFILIITNVKQLYELIPDEYELSILVVLLISLVKLYDNLLGNNNSILFNSDYYRIVLLIGVLLVLVAFVLNLVFIPSFGIEGAAIASFIAFFIYNSVKIWLVHKKFSFLPFTSKTWLVLLVGGILSFGFYFWDFGFHPILNIAFKSILIGISYVALAYFLNFSSEVNSIINKALRLKTS; encoded by the coding sequence ATGGGTGTAATTATAAAGCAATCTTTTACCAACTTAATTACAACCTATTTTGGTTTTGCCATTGGCGCGATTAACACACTATTTTTATTCACATATTTCCTGGAGCAGGAATATTATGGGCTTGTTACGTTTTTACTTTCGGCAGCAAGTTTACTTTGGCCATTTATGGCCTTTGGGGTGCATAGTACGCTCGTAAAATTCTTTACTTTTTATAAAACGAAACAGGAAAAAGACAGGCTTTTAAATTTAATCCTGTTCCTACCTTTAATAGTTTCTGGAATATTAGGATTAATTGGAGTGTTGAGCTATTCTTTTCTAATCGATTATTTTACACAAGGGAATGGACTTATAAGGCCTTATATCTGGTTGATCTTTCTAATCGCTTTCGCCACTTCGTATTTCGAGATCTTTTTTGCCTGGTCTAAGCTTTATTATAAAAGTGTCTTTGGAAACTTTATGAAAGAGGTTTTTCATAGGTTCTGCATCAGTCTATTGCTTTTAGCAGTTTATTTTAACTGGATTACGGTCCATCAGTTCATTTACTGTATTGCTGGAGTTTTTATATTGCGACTCATTGCGATGATGATGTATGCATTTTCGCTATACTTCCCTAAACTAGATTTTAAATTTCCACAGAATTTATCTCCTGTCTTAAAATATACTTCATTAATCCTTATAGCAGCTTCTGTAGCTACGGCTTTGTTAGACCTGGATAAAGTGATGATAGAATATTTTATGCCCATAGAAAATGTCGCTATCTATGGAATTGCAATTTATATCGCGACAGTGATTTCGGTGCCGCAAAAGGCCATGCATCAAATTACAAACCCGATGACAGCTGAATTCCTCAATACAAAGAATAAGAAAAGTCTTGAAGATCTTTATAAAAAGAGTTCTTTAAACTTATTGATTGTAAGCTTGCTCATTTTTATCCTGATAATCACAAACGTAAAACAACTGTACGAACTAATTCCCGATGAATATGAATTGAGTATTCTAGTGGTTCTGTTGATCTCCCTGGTGAAGCTTTACGATAATCTTTTGGGAAATAATAATAGCATTCTTTTTAATTCAGATTATTATCGAATTGTACTCTTAATAGGCGTTCTTCTTGTGCTGGTAGCGTTTGTTTTAAACCTGGTTTTTATTCCCAGCTTTGGGATAGAAGGAGCGGCAATTGCGAGTTTTATAGCCTTTTTTATCTATAATTCGGTTAAAATTTGGTTGGTTCATAAAAAATTTAGTTTTCTCCCTTTTACTTCAAAAACCTGGCTAGTATTATTGGTTGGGGGAATTTTGTCTTTCGGTTTTTATTTCTGGGATTTTGGTTTTCATCCAATATTGAACATTGCTTTTAAGTCTATTTTGATAGGAATAAGCTATGTAGCCTTAGCGTATTTTCTAAATTTTTCTTCAGAAGTAAATAGCATAATCAATAAAGCCCTAAGGCTAAAAACTTCCTAA
- the bcp gene encoding thioredoxin-dependent thiol peroxidase, which produces MTTLEAGDKAPDFAVEDQDGNTVKLSDFKGKKLVLFFYPKASTPGCTAEACNLRDNWERFQEKGYAILGVSADTQKKQSNFKNKYEFPFPLLADEDKEVIQAYGVWGPKKFMGKEYDGIHRTTFIIDEEGKIEEVIKKVKTKAHTDQILSE; this is translated from the coding sequence ATGACAACATTAGAAGCCGGGGATAAGGCACCCGATTTTGCAGTAGAAGATCAAGATGGAAATACAGTTAAATTATCAGATTTCAAAGGCAAAAAACTGGTTTTGTTTTTTTATCCAAAAGCGAGTACACCGGGTTGCACGGCCGAAGCTTGTAACCTAAGAGATAACTGGGAGCGTTTTCAGGAAAAAGGTTATGCAATATTAGGAGTAAGCGCCGATACTCAAAAAAAGCAATCCAACTTTAAAAATAAATATGAATTTCCCTTTCCACTATTGGCCGATGAAGATAAAGAAGTGATCCAGGCTTATGGTGTTTGGGGGCCTAAGAAATTTATGGGAAAAGAATATGATGGAATTCACCGTACTACTTTTATAATTGACGAAGAAGGGAAAATTGAAGAAGTGATCAAGAAGGTGAAAACTAAAGCACATACCGATCAAATTCTTTCTGAATAG
- the uvrA gene encoding excinuclease ABC subunit UvrA, producing MNIDVAEVDPKENIIIKGAKLHNLKNINVVIPRNKLVVITGLSGSGKSSLAFDTLYAEGQRRYVESLSSYARQFLGRLNKPKVDYIKGIAPAIAIEQKVNSTNPRSTVGTSTEIYDYLKLLFARIGKTYSPISENQVKRDRVADVIDHVKSFEEREKLLLLAPIHIEEGRTLSEKIKVLAQQGYSRIKVKDDVLRIDEADLEKVKAEDTLLVVDRIITKDEEDFYNRLADATDAAFFEGKGELYIENLKSGKKRHFSNKFELDGISFLEPNVHLFSFNNPYGACPKCEGYGDVIGIDEDLVIPNTGLSIYENAIFPWRGDSMSWYRDQLVNNSHKFDFPIHKPWFQLTQKQKDLVWNGNKHFEGLNDFFQFLESKAYKIQNRVMLSRYRGKTRCTTCKGKRLRPEADYVKIDDHSITDLVEKPLDKVREFFDTLKLNEYDQQIAKRLLTEINNRLKFLSEVGLDYLTLNRKSNTLSGGESQRINLATSLGSSLVGSMYILDEPSIGLHPRDTERLIGVLQNLRDLGNTVIVVEHDEDIMNAADEIIDIGPEAGTHGGEVVATGTLKQILKSKSLTAQYLNGKEEIPVPKERRKASGEIRILGARENNLQNIDVTIPLKTFTAITGVSGSGKSTLVKKILYPAVQKKIGGYGEKAGQYTDIEGDFKNLGSVEYIDQNPIGRSSRSNPVTYIKAYDDIRNLFSDQKLSNIRGFKPKHFSFNVEGGRCEVCKGEGEVTIEMQFMADVHLECEACNGKRFQKDVLEVQFEGKNIDDVLNMTIDDATNFFAENKLDKIVRKLKPLQDVGLGYVQLGQSSSTLSGGEAQRIKLASFLVKGATKEKALFIFDEPTTGLHFHDIKKLLKSFNALIEKGHSVVVIEHNMDLVKCADHIIDIGPGGGVNGGSIVANGTPEEIIKSKKSFTGKYLKEKL from the coding sequence ATGAATATTGACGTTGCCGAGGTAGATCCTAAGGAGAACATAATTATAAAAGGTGCAAAACTGCACAATCTTAAAAATATAAATGTAGTTATTCCCAGAAATAAATTGGTGGTGATTACAGGACTTTCCGGCTCCGGGAAATCCAGTTTAGCTTTTGATACCCTTTATGCTGAAGGCCAGCGCCGCTATGTTGAAAGCCTATCTTCTTATGCACGCCAGTTTTTAGGCAGGCTAAATAAACCTAAGGTAGATTATATTAAAGGTATTGCGCCTGCTATTGCTATAGAACAAAAGGTAAATTCTACCAATCCTCGTTCTACCGTAGGAACTTCTACCGAAATTTACGATTATTTAAAACTCCTATTTGCGAGAATTGGAAAAACCTACTCCCCTATTTCGGAAAATCAGGTGAAACGAGATCGCGTGGCAGATGTAATAGACCACGTTAAATCTTTTGAAGAGCGCGAAAAGTTATTATTGCTTGCTCCAATTCATATAGAAGAAGGCCGAACGCTTTCAGAAAAAATAAAAGTTCTGGCGCAACAAGGTTATAGCCGAATTAAGGTAAAAGACGATGTGCTTAGAATAGATGAGGCTGATCTTGAAAAAGTTAAAGCGGAAGATACTTTATTGGTGGTTGATAGAATTATCACCAAAGACGAAGAAGATTTTTACAATAGATTGGCCGATGCTACCGATGCAGCCTTCTTTGAAGGAAAAGGAGAACTTTATATTGAAAACTTAAAATCTGGAAAAAAGAGACATTTCAGCAATAAATTTGAGTTAGATGGGATTAGTTTCCTTGAACCTAATGTTCATTTATTCAGCTTTAATAATCCTTATGGTGCCTGTCCTAAATGCGAAGGCTACGGTGATGTTATAGGAATTGATGAAGACCTGGTGATTCCAAATACTGGACTTTCTATTTATGAAAACGCCATTTTTCCATGGCGTGGCGATAGCATGAGCTGGTACCGCGATCAATTAGTTAATAATTCGCATAAATTCGATTTTCCAATTCATAAACCCTGGTTCCAGCTAACGCAGAAACAAAAAGATTTGGTTTGGAATGGAAATAAACATTTTGAAGGTTTAAACGACTTCTTCCAGTTTTTAGAAAGTAAAGCTTATAAAATTCAGAATAGAGTGATGCTCTCCCGCTACCGCGGAAAAACGCGTTGCACCACCTGTAAAGGAAAACGCTTGAGGCCGGAAGCCGATTATGTAAAAATTGACGACCATAGTATTACCGATTTAGTTGAAAAACCCTTAGATAAAGTTCGGGAGTTTTTTGATACCCTAAAATTAAATGAATACGACCAACAAATAGCGAAAAGACTGCTTACAGAGATAAACAACCGACTTAAATTTTTATCTGAAGTTGGTTTAGATTATCTCACATTAAATAGAAAATCAAACACGCTTTCTGGTGGAGAATCGCAGCGAATTAACCTGGCAACTTCCCTGGGGAGTAGTTTGGTAGGGTCTATGTATATTTTAGATGAACCTTCTATTGGTTTGCATCCGCGTGATACAGAACGGTTAATTGGGGTGCTTCAAAACTTGCGTGATCTTGGCAATACCGTAATTGTGGTAGAACACGATGAGGATATTATGAACGCTGCCGATGAAATTATTGACATTGGCCCCGAAGCTGGAACCCACGGTGGTGAAGTTGTAGCCACGGGAACCCTGAAGCAAATTTTAAAATCAAAATCGCTCACCGCACAATATCTTAATGGAAAGGAGGAAATACCTGTACCTAAAGAGCGCAGAAAAGCTTCAGGAGAAATCAGGATTTTGGGAGCAAGAGAAAATAACCTTCAGAATATAGATGTAACCATTCCACTTAAAACCTTTACCGCGATAACCGGAGTTTCAGGAAGTGGAAAAAGTACGCTGGTAAAGAAAATTCTTTATCCGGCAGTTCAGAAGAAAATTGGAGGCTATGGAGAAAAAGCCGGCCAGTACACCGATATTGAAGGCGACTTTAAAAACCTGGGTAGCGTAGAATATATAGACCAAAATCCAATTGGTAGATCTTCTCGCTCCAATCCCGTAACCTATATTAAAGCTTACGATGATATTCGAAACCTTTTTTCTGACCAAAAGTTATCGAATATTCGAGGTTTTAAACCCAAACATTTTTCTTTTAATGTAGAAGGTGGTCGCTGTGAAGTGTGCAAAGGTGAGGGAGAAGTAACCATAGAAATGCAGTTTATGGCCGATGTTCATTTAGAATGTGAAGCCTGTAACGGGAAGCGTTTTCAAAAAGATGTGCTGGAAGTTCAGTTTGAAGGAAAAAATATTGACGATGTACTGAATATGACCATCGATGACGCCACTAACTTTTTTGCCGAAAACAAACTAGATAAAATTGTTAGAAAACTAAAACCTTTACAAGATGTTGGTCTTGGTTATGTGCAATTGGGGCAAAGCTCTTCTACTCTATCAGGTGGGGAAGCACAACGAATAAAACTGGCCTCATTCTTAGTAAAAGGTGCTACCAAAGAAAAAGCATTGTTCATCTTTGACGAACCTACTACCGGACTTCACTTTCACGATATTAAAAAGCTATTAAAATCTTTCAATGCTCTTATTGAGAAAGGACATAGCGTTGTGGTGATAGAACATAATATGGATTTGGTGAAATGTGCCGATCATATTATTGATATTGGCCCAGGTGGTGGAGTAAACGGAGGAAGTATCGTTGCAAACGGTACTCCCGAAGAAATTATTAAGTCAAAAAAATCTTTTACAGGAAAGTATCTCAAAGAGAAATTATAG
- a CDS encoding endonuclease III domain-containing protein: protein MTKQEKVQFVIDTLNDIYPEIPIPLDHKDPYTLLIAVLLSAQSTDVKVNQITPKLFEIADNPKAMVKLSVEEIKEIIKPVGLSPMKSKGIYGLSEILLEKHNGQVPQSFEALEALPAVGHKTASVVMAQAFNVPAFPVDTHIHRLMYRWNLSNGKNVTQTEKDAKRLFPKDLWNKLHLQIIWYGRQYSPARGWDLEKDIITKAIGRKTVLTEYYKKKK from the coding sequence ATGACCAAACAAGAAAAGGTTCAGTTCGTAATTGATACCTTAAATGATATTTATCCCGAAATTCCAATCCCGCTAGATCACAAAGATCCTTATACTTTATTGATAGCAGTTTTACTTTCAGCCCAAAGTACCGATGTAAAAGTAAACCAAATCACCCCAAAGCTCTTTGAAATAGCCGATAACCCAAAAGCTATGGTAAAACTTTCAGTAGAAGAGATAAAGGAAATAATTAAACCGGTTGGCCTTTCTCCTATGAAATCTAAAGGGATTTACGGTTTATCTGAAATTCTTCTGGAAAAGCATAATGGGCAGGTTCCCCAAAGCTTTGAAGCTCTTGAAGCTTTACCGGCGGTAGGTCATAAAACTGCAAGTGTAGTAATGGCCCAGGCCTTTAATGTGCCTGCTTTTCCGGTAGACACACATATTCATCGTCTAATGTATCGTTGGAATCTAAGTAACGGTAAAAATGTAACTCAAACAGAAAAGGACGCGAAACGCTTATTCCCAAAAGACCTTTGGAATAAACTTCATTTACAAATAATTTGGTACGGTCGGCAATATTCACCTGCAAGAGGCTGGGATCTTGAAAAAGATATCATTACCAAAGCGATTGGAAGAAAAACAGTTCTTACCGAATATTATAAAAAGAAGAAATAA
- a CDS encoding alanine dehydrogenase translates to MGKQVSPFTKEQLIPQEETLEIYKNKGQLFIGVPKETSYQEKRICLSPDAVAAITAHGHRVIIESGAGKWARFSDKDYSNAGAEITKDTKKVFSCPTILKIEPPSIEELDLMNPQTILISALQLKTQCKEYFQKLATKRITALGFEFIRDDDGSYPIVRALSEIAGTASVLIASEIMSNNVNGNGLMFGNISGVPPVEVVILGAGTVGEFAARSALGLGASIKVFDSSLTRLRNIQTNLRQTFYTSTIQPKNLAKAIKRCDILIGAVRGKNRSPVLITDDMVSSMKRGAVIIDVSIDMGGCIETSEITTHDKPIFTKHNVLHYCVPNIPSRYARTSSLSISNIFTPYLLHIAEEGGLENTLRFDKGLRNGLYFYHGILTNKSIADWFDLSYRDINLLIF, encoded by the coding sequence ATGGGCAAACAGGTCTCGCCTTTTACCAAAGAACAATTAATCCCGCAGGAAGAAACCCTCGAAATCTATAAAAACAAGGGACAGTTATTTATTGGAGTTCCCAAAGAAACCTCTTACCAGGAAAAACGCATTTGTTTAAGTCCGGATGCAGTTGCAGCGATAACCGCTCACGGCCACAGAGTAATAATAGAATCTGGAGCCGGAAAATGGGCACGTTTTAGTGATAAAGATTATTCCAACGCTGGAGCCGAAATCACTAAGGACACCAAAAAAGTCTTCTCCTGCCCTACCATTCTTAAAATCGAACCACCTTCTATTGAAGAACTGGATTTAATGAATCCGCAAACCATTTTAATTTCTGCGCTTCAGCTTAAAACGCAATGCAAAGAATATTTTCAGAAATTAGCTACTAAAAGAATTACTGCGCTTGGCTTTGAATTTATTAGGGATGATGATGGGAGTTATCCCATTGTACGTGCGCTAAGCGAAATTGCCGGTACCGCTTCCGTTTTAATTGCTTCAGAAATTATGAGTAATAATGTAAATGGTAACGGCTTAATGTTTGGCAATATTAGCGGTGTGCCTCCGGTGGAAGTTGTAATTCTTGGCGCTGGAACCGTTGGAGAGTTTGCTGCCAGATCGGCCTTAGGCCTTGGTGCTAGTATCAAGGTTTTTGATAGTTCACTTACCCGGCTTAGGAATATTCAAACTAATCTAAGGCAAACATTTTATACTTCTACAATTCAGCCAAAAAATCTCGCTAAAGCAATTAAACGCTGTGATATCTTAATTGGTGCTGTGAGGGGTAAAAACCGGTCGCCGGTGCTTATTACCGATGATATGGTAAGCAGTATGAAACGTGGCGCCGTAATTATAGATGTGAGCATAGATATGGGGGGCTGTATAGAAACCAGCGAGATCACCACCCACGATAAACCTATTTTTACCAAACACAATGTGTTGCACTATTGTGTGCCAAATATTCCTTCGCGCTATGCGAGAACTTCTTCACTTTCAATAAGTAACATATTTACACCTTATCTTTTGCATATCGCTGAAGAAGGTGGCCTGGAAAACACACTACGTTTTGATAAAGGTTTACGAAATGGTTTGTACTTTTACCACGGAATTTTAACCAATAAATCTATAGCCGACTGGTTTGATCTTTCTTACAGGGATATCAATCTACTTATTTTTTAA
- a CDS encoding RNA polymerase sigma factor, with protein sequence MNNVEITDAVLVRNYMDGSEAALSKLITRHQHRIYSFIFSKVFDRDVAEDIFQDTFIKVINTLKKGKYNEEGKFLPWVMRIAHNLVIDHFRKNKRMPKFDNSGDFNIFSVLSDSDLNVETQIIKDQIENDVKELIKELPEDQLEVLTMRIYKDMSFKEISERTGVSINTALGRMRYALINLRKIIEKHNLVLTK encoded by the coding sequence ATGAATAACGTTGAAATTACTGACGCCGTTCTTGTGCGTAATTACATGGACGGAAGCGAAGCTGCACTAAGCAAACTTATTACCAGGCACCAACACCGAATTTATAGTTTTATTTTCTCTAAAGTTTTTGATCGCGATGTCGCTGAAGATATTTTTCAGGATACTTTTATTAAAGTGATCAATACTTTAAAAAAAGGGAAATATAATGAAGAAGGGAAATTTTTACCCTGGGTAATGCGTATTGCGCACAACCTGGTCATAGATCATTTTAGGAAAAATAAGCGTATGCCTAAATTTGATAATAGTGGCGACTTTAATATTTTTTCGGTTTTAAGTGATTCAGATTTAAACGTGGAAACTCAAATCATTAAAGATCAAATAGAAAATGATGTAAAGGAACTTATTAAGGAATTACCGGAAGATCAATTAGAAGTGCTTACTATGAGGATCTACAAAGATATGAGCTTCAAGGAAATTTCTGAACGTACGGGTGTAAGTATAAATACCGCTTTGGGAAGAATGCGTTATGCATTAATAAATCTTCGTAAAATTATTGAAAAGCATAATCTCGTTTTAACAAAATGA